In Bernardetia litoralis DSM 6794, the genomic window CTATCTTGAAGCCGTAAAAGTTTATTTTATTAAAGATAAAAAAACAGAGCTTTTTGAGTTCCGTAAAAACAAACTGGATATGGTTTATCGCCTTCCAACTGATTATATTATTGATATTATAGACGAATACCAACGTGCTGACGGTTCTTTGCCTTTTGAATTGGAACATGAACCAGAAATGCAAACACAGATTTTATCATTTATGACAGCTGATGAAATCTTTAAAAATGCAGATGTGCGAAGAGCTTTCTCATTTGCTATCAATAAAGGCGAAATATTTGAATGTGTATTGGGTGGAGAAGCCTATGAAGCAGGGCATCACGGAATTACGCCACCTTCTTTCAAAGATAAAGGCTATCCAGATGATGTTTATGGCTACGCCTACAACCCAGATTCAGCTCGTTATTATTTCAATAAAGCTGGGTATAGAAATGCAAAAGATTTCCCTAAAATTACCTTAGAACTCAATGCAGAAGGCGATAGAAATACAAATGTAGCCGTAGAAATAAAAAAGGATCTTAAAGATGTTTTAGGAGTAGATATTGAGCTTAACATTGTTCCGATGGCACAATCTACTGACAAAATGATGACAGGAAACTTCCAACTTATCAAACTTTCTTGGATTGCAGATTTTCCTAGTCCAGAAGCATTTATTCGTATGTTTTATGGAAAAAATGTTCCTAGTACAGTCGGAACGGTTTCTTACCCAAACCTATCTCGTTATCAAAATCCAGAATTTGATGAGCTTTATGAAAAAGCAATGAATGCAGTTAATGAGGAAGAAGCAATTAAATATTTTGCTCAGGCTGAAAATCTTGCAATGAGAGATGCACCAATTATTGTTTTATGGTATGATGAAGGCTATCGTTTGTTACAACCAAATGTTAAGAATTTGCCTAATAATCCGATGCAGTACAGAGATTTCTCACAAGTTTACTTAGAGCCAAAAGCAACTGATAATCTGAACAATACACAGGGAAAGTAAAAATAAAACGTTATAAAAAGCCATTTATTATTATAATAACTGGCTTTTTTTCTGTCAAATTTAAAATTTATTAAAAAATAGTAACCTTTTTTTCTATCAAAGCAAAGAATATGATAGAAAGTTGTATTTTTGTAGCTTACCTAATTACGCTCTGTTAAAAAATGGATACAAATTCTTTCAAAAATCGTATAGATAATATAAATTTCAAAGAAATAAAGCATAAATTGCATTATTATCTTACTCGCAACCATTATTCTACTTTGCTTATTCATTTAGGCTTAATGGGAGTTTTGGTCGCCTTTATTTTATATAGCTTTTTTTATATCTATTTGCCTAGTACCACCAATCATGATATTACGATTCGTGTGCCTGATTTGAACAAAATGAAACTAGAAGAAGTAGAAAAATTTTTAGAAAAGCGTGATTTGCGTTACGAAATTGCAGATACTTCGTACAACCCAGATTATCCACCACTTACTGTTTTACAGCAAAATCCAGCTGAAAATGCTCCTGTAAAGATTCATAGAAAAATATACTTAACCATCAACTCAGAAACTCCACCCAAAACACGTATTCCTCAAATTATAGATTTTCCTTACACAAGTGCGCATACACAACTCAAGAATGTGAAATTAAAAATGGGTAAGCCAGAGTATGTTACTAACAGTGCTAGAAATGTAGTCTTGAAAATAGCTGTAAATGGAAAAGAATATACAAAAGCAGATTTAGAGAAGGGTGTTTATATTCCACAAGGAACTGAAGTTACACTTTTTATTGCGAGTGGAAGTGTTAATGATGATTTTAAAATGGGAAATTATATAGGACAACATGCTGAAAATTTCAAACTAGAATTAGAGGGTAATGGAATTATAGTTGAAATTCATGATCAAAAAGCAGAGGGAAAAGAAGCAGGAACAGTCATTTCTCAAAAGCCTTCTGCAGGAAATAGAATAGTAGTTGGACAAACAGTAGAATTGTGGGTTGTGCCATATTATAATTAGAAACACTACTTTGAAATAACATTTTTTATCAAAAAACTAAGAAATAAGTAGTTTTAAATTGCGTTGATTCATAAAAAACAATTTTCTTTTTCTTAGTACAGTCAAAGGCACGTCTTTAATCTACAACTATGCAATTTTTAAAAAAAAACACTTTTCCTTTCTTAATTTTATCTTTACTTTTATTCCTTGTTTCCTGTGGAAATAATGGTTTGTATGAAAATCATAAAGAACTTTCAACTGGATTTTGGCAAAAAAATAATCTACAATCTTTTGAAGTAGAAATAAATGATTCTCAAAATCATTTTATTTTTTATCATTTGCGTTATACAAGTGATTACGACTATTGCAATACATATATTCGGTACAAAATTTTTTCTCCAGCAGGAAAATTAATGACCCAAGGAATGAAATTAGATACACTCTTCGACTGCACAACAGGAAAACCACTTGGTGAAGGATTTGGAAACATGTATAATAGAGAATTTGAATTAGAACAAAATTTTGACTTTTCTGAAAAAGGAATTTATAAAATAGAGCTAGAACAAATGATGCGTAAAGATTCCTTAGAAGGAATACAAACGGTGGGAATACGAATTGCAAATTAAAAATTACGGATTACAGATGACGGAAATTCAAATACTTTAAATCTATTATAACACCTTCTTTGAAATTATCGTAATTTTTAATTCGTAATCCGTAATCGACTTAATGGTTTTTTTTGTAATTTTGTGGCATCAAAAAAAACACCTGTTTGTAAACTGCTATGAATACGACCAAAAACGCCACTAAAAACACATCTAAAAATAGTTTCTCTCCTTCTCCACGCAAAACAAAATATATTTTTGTTACAGGTGGTGTTGCCTCTTCATTAGGTAAAGGCATTGTTTCGGCTTCATTAGCCAAACTTTTGCAATCAAGAGGGTTTTCTGTTACTATTCAAAAATTTGACCCTTATCTTAACATTGACCCTGGTACGCTCAATCCGTATGAACATGGTGAATGTTATGTAACCGATGATGGTGCAGAAACAGATTTAGATTTGGGACATTACGAACGTTTTTTGAATGTAAGTACTTCTCAAGCTAATAATGTAACAACTGGAAGAATTTATAATACAGTTATTAATAAAGAAAGAAAAGGTGATTTTTTGGGAAAAACTGTTCAAGTAATTCCTCATATTACAGATGAAATAAAACGCAATTTTTACTTTTTGGGAGAAACTGGAAAGTATGATATTATAATTACTGAAATTGGTGGTTGTATTGGTGATATTGAATCATTGCCTTTTGTGGAAGCTGTTCGTCAGGCTCGTTGGGAATTGGGTGAGCAAAACTCATTAGTTATTCACCTTACTTTAGTGCCTTATTTGAGTGCTGCTAAAGAATTAAAAACAAAACCAACTCAACATTCTGTCAAGATGCTTTCTGAGCAAGGTGTTCAGCCTGATGTTTTGGTGTGTCGTACTGAGCATGCTTTGCCTGATGATATTCGTAGAAAAATCTCACAGTTTTGTAATGTAAACATAAAATCTGTTATTGAATCTATTGATGCTGATACGATTTATGATGTTCCACTTTTGATGAGAAAAGAACACTTAGATGATATAGTTTTAGAAAAATTAGGCTTGCCAACAGATAGTACACCCAACTTGGAAGAGTGGAAACATTTCTTAGGAAAACTTAAAAATCCAACTGATGAAGTCAAAATTGCTTTAGTTGGAAAATATGTAGAATTACCTGATGCTTACAAATCTATTGTAGAATCATTCATTCATGCAGGCGCAGAAACAGAAACAAAAGTAAAACTTAAATGGGTTTCTTCAGAAGATTTGGATTCTGATGACGATGTCAAAAAATATTTATCAACCATGGACGGCATTTTGGTTGCTCCTGGTTTTGGAGATAGAGGGATAGAAGGAAAAGTCTTGGCTGTGAAATATGCACGAGAAAATAAAATACCATTCTTTGGAATTTGCTTAGGAATGCAAGTATCAGTTATAGAATTTGCACGAAATGTCTTAAAATTAGAAGGCGCACATTCGGCAGAAATGAATCCTGAAACAGAGTTTCCTGTAATTGATTTGATGAAAGACCAAAAAGATGTTACTACAAAAGGTGGTACAATGCGTTTAGGAGCTTATCCATGTCAATTAAAAAAGAACTCATTGGCTTCACAGGTTTATAATGGAAAGGATTTGATTCATGAGCGTCATCGCCACCGTTACGAATTTAATAATACATTTTTGAAAGATTTTGAAAAAGCAGGACTTCTTCCAACAGGAATAAATCCAGAATCAAATCTAGTAGAAATTGTAGAAATGAAACAAAGTGAACATCCTTATTTTGTAGGTGTTCAGTTTCATCCAGAACTTAAAAGTACAGCACTTAGTCCTCATCCTCTTTTTGTAGGATTTATAAAAGCTGCACTTGCAAAGCGTTTGGAAGAAGTAGTGGAATAAATGTAGCATACACTTTAGTGTGTCAAAATATATTGTACCTTTTAAGGTGTGAAAAAGATTTTTTCGGACTACTTGGCAGTTTTCCAAAAAATTCTTTACAAAGGATAAAAGTTTGTTTTAAATAAAATTCTATTCTTTATAAGAAAAACGAAAATTAATTACTTTAATATAAATGGATAAAAATCAAACCATCGGACTCGTCTTGATGTCAGCTTTGCTTATTGCGTACATGTTCTTTTTCAGTCCTAGTCAAGAAGAACAACAAGAAAAACAAAGAACAGAACAAATTCAAGACAGCACAAGAATAGCACAGGAAGCTCTTGCTGCCACACAAAACGGACAAAATTCTGAGTCATCACAACCAATAGAATTAGATTCTGCTACAAAAGCCTTGATTGCAGACGCAAAAGAGATTGTTTTGGAAAATGATAATATCAAAGTTGCCTTGTCTTCTTTGGGAGCAGAGATTTTGAATGTAGAATTGAAAAACTACGAAACTTTTGATAAAAAACCTTTGATTTTGGTGGACGAACAAAGTAGCCAAATTGAACTTTCAATACCAACTTCTTCAGGAAGTGTCAGAATTGATAAATTAGGTTTTAAAGTTCAAAATGCTACAAAAGAGAAAGTTACTTTTGCAGGTCTTGTAGATGGAAAATCTTTAGAGATTACATATAGTTTGCCTAAAGATGGTTTTGAATTATTTTATGCTATCAAAACAGATGCTGCAACTCAATCATTACAATTTTCGTGGATAGATGCAATTAAGCGTACAGACCAAAATATTGAATTAGATAGAAGAGAAACAACAATCAATTATTATACTACTGAAGAAGATTTTGATTATCTGAGCAAAGGTAGTAATGATGCAAAAACAGAAGGCTTAGAAAACTCAGTTTCATGGTTTTCTATGAAACAACGTTTTTTCAATGCTGCTCTTATTACAGACAAACAATTTGATGATTTGACAATTAGCTCTGCTGCTGTTAATGAAACTGATTCTTCTGTCATTAAAGCTCTAAAAGTAGAAACTTCTATTCCAGTTTCTTCGCTTACTGCTGATGCAAAAGCACGTTTTTACTTTGGTCCTAATAAACGTGATATTAATGAAACTGTTGCAGATGGTTTTCAGAAAAATACTTATTTAGGTTGGGCAGTTTTACAGCCAATAAGTTTGTATATTATTATTCCATTATTTAATATCTTAGAAAAATTCATTTCTAATTATGGAATTTTGATTATTGTAATGGTGTTTATTATCAAAATGTGTTTAGCACCTCTTACTTACAAATCGTATGTAGCGCAGGCAAGAACAAAAGTTTTGCAGCCAGAAATCAATAAAATAAAAGAAAAATATCCAGACGACCAAGCCAAACAATCTCAAGAAACAATGAAACTCAATAGTGAGTTTGGTGTCAATCCATTGAGTGGCTGTTTGCCGATGGTATTACAAATGCCGATTATTTTTGCATTATTTACATTCTTTCCTAGTGCAATTCAACTTCGTAATGAGGCATTTTTGTGGGCTACTGACCTTTCTACCTATGATTCAATTATAAACTTACCATTTACAATTCCTTTCTATGGGAATCATGTCAGTTTATTTACTTTGATGATGACAACTTCACAAATTTTGGTAACAAGTGTAAGTACACAACAAACTTCAATGGCAAATTCTCCTATAAATCCAAAAGTGATGATGTATGGAATGCCAATTATGTTTATGTTTGTCTTAAACTCTTTCCCTGCTGGTCTGACTCTTTATTATGTAACTTCAAACCTTGTTACACTTACTCAAACTCTTGTGATTCGTAAGTTCTTTGTAAATGAAGACAAAATTAGAGCAAAACTAGAAACACGTAGAGAAGAGAAAAAGAAAAGT contains:
- a CDS encoding ABC transporter substrate-binding protein, giving the protein MKQIPTKLYSLLLLLVLFSCLSLTSCDNSSSTEAGNVREAKGGRFYGGVFNVNETEYFRTLFPLNIVDVYSYRIASQIYEGLFKLDPKTLKVTNGLAESYELSDDRLVYTIRLKKGVYFHNDAAFLDGKGREFNAEDVKYCFTRLATQSRDNQGFHVIGGVIKGATEYYTATTNGAKPANEIEGIKIIDKYTVQITLDKPNALFLNYLARPEAYIFAKEAYEKYGVDMGGKAIGTGAFVLADVEEDVSVILKRNDNYHGIDEAGNRLPYLEAVKVYFIKDKKTELFEFRKNKLDMVYRLPTDYIIDIIDEYQRADGSLPFELEHEPEMQTQILSFMTADEIFKNADVRRAFSFAINKGEIFECVLGGEAYEAGHHGITPPSFKDKGYPDDVYGYAYNPDSARYYFNKAGYRNAKDFPKITLELNAEGDRNTNVAVEIKKDLKDVLGVDIELNIVPMAQSTDKMMTGNFQLIKLSWIADFPSPEAFIRMFYGKNVPSTVGTVSYPNLSRYQNPEFDELYEKAMNAVNEEEAIKYFAQAENLAMRDAPIIVLWYDEGYRLLQPNVKNLPNNPMQYRDFSQVYLEPKATDNLNNTQGK
- a CDS encoding PASTA domain-containing protein translates to MDTNSFKNRIDNINFKEIKHKLHYYLTRNHYSTLLIHLGLMGVLVAFILYSFFYIYLPSTTNHDITIRVPDLNKMKLEEVEKFLEKRDLRYEIADTSYNPDYPPLTVLQQNPAENAPVKIHRKIYLTINSETPPKTRIPQIIDFPYTSAHTQLKNVKLKMGKPEYVTNSARNVVLKIAVNGKEYTKADLEKGVYIPQGTEVTLFIASGSVNDDFKMGNYIGQHAENFKLELEGNGIIVEIHDQKAEGKEAGTVISQKPSAGNRIVVGQTVELWVVPYYN
- a CDS encoding gliding motility lipoprotein GldH: MQFLKKNTFPFLILSLLLFLVSCGNNGLYENHKELSTGFWQKNNLQSFEVEINDSQNHFIFYHLRYTSDYDYCNTYIRYKIFSPAGKLMTQGMKLDTLFDCTTGKPLGEGFGNMYNREFELEQNFDFSEKGIYKIELEQMMRKDSLEGIQTVGIRIAN
- a CDS encoding CTP synthase, translated to MNTTKNATKNTSKNSFSPSPRKTKYIFVTGGVASSLGKGIVSASLAKLLQSRGFSVTIQKFDPYLNIDPGTLNPYEHGECYVTDDGAETDLDLGHYERFLNVSTSQANNVTTGRIYNTVINKERKGDFLGKTVQVIPHITDEIKRNFYFLGETGKYDIIITEIGGCIGDIESLPFVEAVRQARWELGEQNSLVIHLTLVPYLSAAKELKTKPTQHSVKMLSEQGVQPDVLVCRTEHALPDDIRRKISQFCNVNIKSVIESIDADTIYDVPLLMRKEHLDDIVLEKLGLPTDSTPNLEEWKHFLGKLKNPTDEVKIALVGKYVELPDAYKSIVESFIHAGAETETKVKLKWVSSEDLDSDDDVKKYLSTMDGILVAPGFGDRGIEGKVLAVKYARENKIPFFGICLGMQVSVIEFARNVLKLEGAHSAEMNPETEFPVIDLMKDQKDVTTKGGTMRLGAYPCQLKKNSLASQVYNGKDLIHERHRHRYEFNNTFLKDFEKAGLLPTGINPESNLVEIVEMKQSEHPYFVGVQFHPELKSTALSPHPLFVGFIKAALAKRLEEVVE
- the yidC gene encoding membrane protein insertase YidC, which gives rise to MDKNQTIGLVLMSALLIAYMFFFSPSQEEQQEKQRTEQIQDSTRIAQEALAATQNGQNSESSQPIELDSATKALIADAKEIVLENDNIKVALSSLGAEILNVELKNYETFDKKPLILVDEQSSQIELSIPTSSGSVRIDKLGFKVQNATKEKVTFAGLVDGKSLEITYSLPKDGFELFYAIKTDAATQSLQFSWIDAIKRTDQNIELDRRETTINYYTTEEDFDYLSKGSNDAKTEGLENSVSWFSMKQRFFNAALITDKQFDDLTISSAAVNETDSSVIKALKVETSIPVSSLTADAKARFYFGPNKRDINETVADGFQKNTYLGWAVLQPISLYIIIPLFNILEKFISNYGILIIVMVFIIKMCLAPLTYKSYVAQARTKVLQPEINKIKEKYPDDQAKQSQETMKLNSEFGVNPLSGCLPMVLQMPIIFALFTFFPSAIQLRNEAFLWATDLSTYDSIINLPFTIPFYGNHVSLFTLMMTTSQILVTSVSTQQTSMANSPINPKVMMYGMPIMFMFVLNSFPAGLTLYYVTSNLVTLTQTLVIRKFFVNEDKIRAKLETRREEKKKSGKKGSSFMQRMQDAMAQAQEQQAVAKNKKEGTSKNENPNKKDKLK